The proteins below are encoded in one region of Aquisalimonas asiatica:
- a CDS encoding sensor domain-containing diguanylate cyclase has protein sequence MSDDTPEPRRAATPGSALGIVGLHRAWRQVGRDAAGITAFREKAGRLAETARRDGQRKTAELALMVEIMCAPIENGEEPVTDEFRNIVGNYLSALDRVQEEQGTEVVADTPSHGDVYLLADLSEPGMQELRRQLIHFGYQTTTLSSHRALREEVARHAPESVILDQDNLPDGFSLDSLIGELRAATSEKPQTLVISSRGDMGNRLRAARVGVQAYLVKPVSAHDLIDQLDKFAPARIPEPLNIMLVEDSRTQATYFGGLLEQAGMRVNIVSDPMNVLDALEEQATDLILMDMYMPQCDGNELAKVIRQVPRYASIPIVFLSSETQVDRQLDAMSRGGDDFLTKPIEPAHLIRSVAIRAERARQLRSLMVTDNLTGLLNHTRIKEELENEVGRTSRREGKLAFVMLDIDHFKSVNDTHGHPAGDTVIRSLARVLQQRLRRTDSIGRYGGEEFAIIMPDATAEQATRTLDGIRRSFASIRQEAGGEQFTVTFSAGVAAFPDYATPETLTMAADSALYKAKNAGRNRVIIT, from the coding sequence ATGAGCGACGACACCCCCGAACCCCGCCGTGCCGCAACGCCAGGAAGTGCGCTGGGCATCGTCGGCCTGCATCGCGCCTGGCGCCAGGTGGGCCGGGACGCCGCGGGCATCACCGCATTTCGCGAGAAGGCCGGCCGGCTGGCAGAGACCGCCCGGCGCGACGGCCAGCGCAAGACCGCCGAGCTGGCGCTCATGGTGGAAATCATGTGTGCGCCCATCGAAAACGGCGAGGAGCCGGTCACGGACGAGTTCCGCAACATCGTCGGCAACTACCTGTCGGCACTGGACCGGGTGCAGGAGGAACAGGGCACCGAAGTGGTCGCGGACACGCCGTCCCACGGCGACGTCTACCTGCTTGCGGACCTGAGCGAGCCGGGCATGCAGGAGCTGCGCCGGCAGCTGATCCACTTCGGCTACCAGACCACGACCCTGTCCAGTCACCGGGCGCTGCGCGAGGAGGTGGCCCGCCACGCGCCGGAATCGGTGATCCTGGACCAGGACAACCTCCCGGACGGGTTTTCCCTCGACAGCCTTATCGGCGAGCTCCGGGCCGCCACCAGCGAGAAACCGCAGACGCTGGTCATCAGCTCCAGAGGCGACATGGGCAACCGGCTCCGCGCCGCACGGGTGGGGGTTCAGGCCTATCTCGTGAAGCCGGTCAGCGCCCATGACCTGATCGACCAGCTCGACAAGTTCGCGCCGGCACGCATCCCGGAGCCACTGAACATCATGCTGGTGGAGGACAGCCGTACCCAGGCCACCTACTTCGGCGGCCTGCTCGAGCAGGCCGGCATGCGGGTCAACATCGTCAGTGACCCCATGAACGTGCTCGACGCCCTGGAGGAGCAGGCCACGGACCTGATTCTCATGGACATGTACATGCCCCAGTGCGATGGCAACGAGCTGGCCAAGGTCATCCGGCAGGTACCCCGGTACGCGAGCATTCCCATCGTCTTTCTGTCGTCGGAGACCCAGGTCGACCGCCAGCTCGACGCCATGAGCCGCGGCGGCGACGACTTCCTCACCAAACCCATCGAGCCGGCCCACCTGATTCGCTCGGTGGCGATCCGCGCCGAGCGCGCCCGGCAGCTGCGTTCGCTGATGGTCACGGACAATCTCACCGGGCTGCTCAATCACACGCGGATCAAGGAGGAGCTGGAAAACGAGGTGGGCCGCACCAGCCGCCGCGAGGGCAAACTCGCCTTCGTGATGCTCGACATCGACCACTTCAAGAGCGTCAACGATACCCACGGCCATCCGGCGGGCGATACCGTGATCCGCAGCCTCGCGCGGGTCCTCCAGCAACGTCTGCGCCGCACCGACTCCATCGGCCGCTACGGAGGCGAGGAGTTCGCCATCATCATGCCGGACGCGACCGCGGAACAGGCCACGCGCACACTGGACGGCATCCGGCGCAGTTTCGCCAGCATTCGCCAGGAGGCCGGCGGCGAGCAGTTCACGGTCACGTTCAGTGCGGGCGTGGCGGCGTTCCCCGACTACGCAACCCCGGAGACCCTGACCATGGCCGCCGACTCCGCCCTGTACAAGGCGAAGAACGCCGGCCGCAACCGGGTGATCATTACGTAG